From the genome of Bacteroides sp. MSB163, one region includes:
- a CDS encoding transposase gives MKKLIKKKKNSYTEEEKIQAVRLLKENNFNHYLTAAQTGVSISSLHNWSARYMNDIDNTNKVQIIAESVELNLARVKTNFINKHYTKMNELAEEAVKKAIDLVKEETDLNKVNNTIKVISDFFSKMSDEGEEGEKKGDSYNLIQQTIIACNSMNQQ, from the coding sequence ATGAAGAAACTCATAAAGAAAAAGAAGAACTCATACACTGAAGAAGAAAAGATACAGGCTGTAAGACTATTGAAGGAAAACAACTTCAATCATTACCTCACAGCCGCTCAAACTGGTGTGTCTATCTCATCTCTACATAACTGGTCTGCCCGATACATGAACGACATTGATAACACCAATAAGGTACAGATAATAGCCGAAAGTGTAGAGTTGAATCTGGCAAGGGTAAAAACCAACTTTATCAATAAACACTATACCAAAATGAATGAGCTTGCTGAGGAAGCTGTCAAAAAAGCAATCGACCTTGTGAAAGAAGAAACAGACCTCAATAAGGTCAACAACACAATAAAGGTTATTTCTGACTTTTTTAGTAAGATGTCAGATGAAGGAGAAGAAGGAGAAAAAAAAGGCGATAGTTATAATCTCATCCAACAAACAATTATAGCATGCAATTCGATGAACCAACAATAA
- a CDS encoding LPD38 domain-containing protein — translation MKDTEGDVYVIDADFKRNIPTPKENNPAQFVSPQLEPGEDILDYTNRISESKRLFDAEQEVDTNPTEAQKSAGNYKKGHIKIDGYDITIENPKGSERSGVDTNGQPWSVTMNNTYGYIRGTEGVDGDHIDVFLSDNPAGGKVYVIDQMNEDGSFDEHKVMYGFNSALAAKRAYMKNYSPGWKGLGKTTEVSKEVFNEWVKSSKRKTKPFAEYKIAKENADNIAEIQSEDVLQADTVEYGVSNKLVSKDRYEELKNKLRGKLGQMNIGFDPELFSIGAEMAAYHIEAGARKFGDFAQRMIEDVGDAVRPYLKSFYEGARQFPGMEDFQKDMDEYHAVKDFDTDSFDKPVESIGKATLPAKESKSNNRKSSENTVSSQKSESNKPAEMQDLFNQNLEDHGERRNSEERNPDTDRSMGGKTREETVRIERRRNDTGVHGHNVPDADRSGRIPESTGRVVSPVKVQRNRNNYNFGENHIDVPAGDVAKLKANIDAIRTLREVENSGKPATEQQKAKLARYVGWGGLANALDENKFKASERSWIADANWNAKYLPYYKQLKELLSPEEFRSAVQSTTTSHYTPEPIIRNLWNIATRVGFTGGMISEPAMGVGHILGLMPKGIAENSQISGFEIDSLSGRISKALYPDANTKVQGYETEFAPQSKDLVITNVPFGKDAPYDKFLDKSLRKKLGGAYNLHNYFIAKGLLELKENGLGVFITSSATMDGADSRFREFVAGNGFDMVGAIRLPNDAFQKNAGTSVTADILVFRKRKAGEVANGVNYISTTPVGEGTYEEKGEKRTKPIMINEYFAARPEMMLGEMMTAFDAGSGGLYSGASQTLKARSGLDLSQAISEAIGKLPENILGKVENSAVVKDKEQTTQKDGTLTVKDGKIYVAMSGVLELVPVKETFTYNGKLQKTVDAVQSYNDLKSTLKKLIAAEQSLDIDPEPIRKELNKQYDAFAKKYGTLNRNKALDNVLVEDFERYLPLSLEDVTKVPSATGKSSVYQITKGKGILDKRVSYPVKEPSKVDNLQDAVNISRSYRGAIDIPYISQLIAKSEEEVIDDMLRDGVAYRDPLTGDLIDRGTYLSGNVKEKLEEARTAAERDPAFEKNVEELINVQPEMIRFGDISYRLGTPWIPTEFIDKFAEDVLGLSDTGLNFVSVLNEYVTGKSISVADYAKAGIYKTDRLGTINLFEAALNQRKPKVYDEIKNGEQKIRVVNEVETQAAAEKVMEISDKFIEYIDGQKAFHKELERIYNDKYNNFRLKEYDLPAFEHYPNSNSQITLRIHQMRAVQRSLGESTLYAHQVGTGKTFTMITTAMEMRRLGIARKPMIVVQNATLEDFVKDFYKLYPGANVLAPGKDERSADNRKRLFNLIATGDFDAIIIPQSFMQFIPDDEGRKKKLIQQKIEEYERVIGATENDSLRRRLEKEVADLQNQFEGVEKPKKRSVKDRAKAENRIKTKMERQLDRRTDDVLTFEQMGIDALFIDEAHNYKKIGFVSKMSNVKGIDTTASQRANSLLLKAKWVQEKNNGRNVILATGTPITNTMAEVWTMMNFVAPDILEAYNIQTFDEFATTFGTVEPSLEFTATGNFKIADRFKSYVNVPELVKAFRSHADVVLTEDVEEFQESSSIPKLRDGAMTNIVIDKNEDLEDVMQILISELERFSKMSGKEKRRMSALPLVVFTKAKQAAIDLRLLNPSFADNPNSKTNQVVSNVVKLYNESNADKGAQLIFCDSYQSPGEQPKMDLFDYDPNTPRFNLYEDIKQKLIAQGIPAKEIAIINNYDGERRKGLFEKVRSGDVRILLGSTEKMGVGVNVQDHLYGLHHIDAPVRPMDFEQRNGRILRQGNNYALWGKPVNVVTYGVQGTLDATAYDRLRIKQNFINQMMKGNVSGRIMEEQDDEDPSGMTFNQMAATLSGDKTAQLLFVAENLLKKLRNLKRSDANSKSGMAESIEYARNRIIHDKGQKKVYERAYKTISEYFPDGVESVTVDGKTYTEKFGPALEPVIASYEDAYSLNRGTAPLKIMLNNSKAEVIVHFNEGRMVYELYAGNEHIVEGRQFNGGKGLMSSIEHQLKAVEKNLSDIDEKIASYEKRVQGLTEAMNTPWGREDELKAAEKEVEGLKKQLEEKAKASDENKKYRIAEDESTRNSKRLSSVIVEQAKMLNTPVRIINSIDELPNDDDARIQIENGSNVKGWFDSKTKEVVVYLPNAVSVEDAQATVLHETVGHRGLNEVFGEQYDDFIDKVFENAIPATRKKIIDLGIKRGYDFHLATEEYLAELAEKGFERENGFLQTIKSLLTDMLRRAKIKLGFRLNDGDLRYMLWRTYQLKTEGHSTDAFAKDMSMRYKLKVGNYRETPVRKKYRSDNATAEKDVAKHLYEARTLDRMYKYQEAYQDSMLGLKTLQEALEKETDKPIADYENAYMAENQLSSRNSFEQEFYKMNFFDPIMSEVNKLIKTGVEYDDILDYLKAKHGLERNEEFAKRAAEKAKEPFLEKLNDLEKLLANGGIDGLTFDEERDNLKSEMEEAAEDAYFEARGKDFSGLSSLTSEKENFTTEAEKLVSTFEEANETTVLWEKINAATKESLKKTYECGLMTKDVYQKVSTMFKYYIPLRGWKEDTAADVYDYIMEERPIFNVPVKKMEGRVSEADDPLATIANMAESAIMQGNRNLMKQRFLAMVINHPTSLATVKQMWYTYDGVRDEWQQALPEIPEDATGEEVAALVEEFERRMVELAREGLARKGRLEVPYRALPREQRQHMVIVKKDGLEYTVYINGNPRAAQAMNGLTNPDSGSHKLVNLVKRINRQMAANFTTRNPAFVISNLARDVIFSTSAITIKEDHKYSSRFRRNLIKNGLGLRLGELLYKSEKNSLDLNNELERYFSEFLKNGGETGYTALHSVEEHRKMIERSIMDAKGLVDLGRIFGVKPGKVTVPTTMGIVPAFQFMAKWTEFGNRCAEDVSRFTTYMTSRQMGRSISRSISDAKEVTVNFNKKGAGGLGATTFKSLFLFFNAAVQSLANFANLAKANPKRFSAAIGGFTAAGILLPIMNNLLIGMFGGDDDKDAYENLPEWVRKNNFCFWLGGDKFLTIPIPIELRAFYGAGELFRSYMEGKGDNRNIGMELMGQFTELLPINPFGGGEWNIPKGTPTKNIVGTVVGNLMPDAGKPVYQVAQNRNFFGKPIYKDNFNELMPEWTKAYAGTSKALVSSAKLLNEVTGGDKYDRGLLNMNPAIFEHFFESYFGGLGKTINQVGKTVSMIWDEDERMWRSVPVLNRFLSGGDERNVFSRVNEAYFNYLGDYKVVENRLRGYKKEIKTGNEQYRAKLKELENSSEYERYSVLKKYQKRVKSYQDLIKEETDRETRKAYETALNLLKAEIVEELRSIK, via the coding sequence TTGAAAGATACAGAAGGTGATGTTTATGTCATTGACGCTGATTTCAAACGTAATATTCCCACCCCGAAAGAAAACAATCCAGCACAATTTGTTTCTCCCCAATTGGAACCTGGGGAAGATATATTGGATTATACCAATAGAATATCAGAGTCTAAGCGTCTATTTGATGCTGAACAGGAAGTAGATACTAATCCAACTGAAGCACAGAAGTCAGCCGGTAACTATAAGAAAGGGCATATTAAGATTGATGGGTACGACATTACTATTGAGAACCCGAAAGGTAGTGAACGTTCGGGGGTAGATACTAATGGCCAACCGTGGAGTGTTACCATGAACAACACCTATGGTTATATCCGTGGTACGGAAGGAGTGGACGGTGATCATATTGACGTATTCTTGTCGGATAATCCGGCCGGTGGCAAAGTATATGTCATTGACCAGATGAATGAAGACGGTTCCTTTGATGAACACAAGGTAATGTATGGCTTCAATTCTGCTTTGGCAGCAAAGAGGGCTTACATGAAGAACTATTCTCCAGGTTGGAAAGGTTTAGGAAAGACTACAGAAGTATCAAAAGAGGTGTTCAATGAGTGGGTGAAATCTTCAAAACGTAAGACGAAACCTTTTGCTGAATACAAGATTGCAAAAGAAAATGCTGATAATATCGCAGAAATACAGTCAGAAGACGTATTACAAGCCGACACGGTGGAATATGGGGTTTCCAATAAATTGGTGTCTAAGGATAGATACGAAGAATTGAAGAATAAACTTCGTGGAAAGCTTGGACAAATGAATATTGGTTTTGACCCTGAATTGTTTTCCATCGGAGCGGAGATGGCGGCATATCATATTGAAGCTGGTGCCAGGAAATTCGGAGATTTTGCCCAAAGAATGATTGAGGATGTTGGCGATGCCGTTCGTCCATATCTGAAATCTTTCTATGAGGGTGCACGCCAGTTCCCGGGTATGGAAGATTTTCAGAAGGACATGGATGAATACCATGCAGTGAAGGACTTTGATACTGACTCATTTGACAAGCCTGTAGAATCCATAGGTAAAGCTACATTGCCTGCCAAAGAAAGTAAGTCAAATAATAGGAAATCATCTGAGAATACGGTATCTTCGCAAAAGAGTGAAAGTAATAAGCCTGCCGAGATGCAGGATTTGTTTAATCAAAATTTAGAAGATCATGGCGAACGAAGAAACTCCGAAGAGCGAAATCCGGATACGGATAGAAGCATGGGAGGAAAAACACGGGAAGAAACTGTCAGAATTGAACGGCGAAGAAACGATACAGGCGTGCATGGACATAATGTGCCTGACGCGGACAGAAGCGGAAGAATACCTGAGTCAACAGGCCGCGTCGTCTCTCCTGTAAAAGTTCAACGAAATCGAAATAACTATAATTTCGGTGAGAACCACATTGATGTTCCTGCCGGTGATGTTGCCAAATTAAAGGCAAACATTGATGCCATCCGTACACTTAGAGAAGTGGAGAATAGCGGAAAGCCGGCTACGGAACAGCAAAAAGCAAAGTTAGCCCGTTATGTAGGCTGGGGAGGATTGGCTAACGCATTAGATGAAAATAAATTTAAAGCCAGTGAACGTTCTTGGATTGCCGATGCCAACTGGAACGCGAAGTACCTCCCTTACTACAAGCAACTAAAAGAATTACTCTCTCCTGAAGAGTTTAGAAGTGCGGTCCAATCAACTACTACGTCGCATTATACTCCCGAACCTATAATCCGAAATCTTTGGAACATTGCTACACGCGTAGGGTTTACCGGTGGAATGATAAGTGAACCAGCCATGGGAGTGGGGCATATTCTTGGTTTGATGCCTAAAGGTATTGCCGAAAATTCTCAAATCAGCGGTTTTGAGATTGACAGTTTATCTGGGAGGATAAGTAAAGCATTATATCCGGATGCTAATACAAAGGTACAGGGCTATGAGACGGAGTTTGCTCCACAAAGTAAGGATCTTGTTATTACCAATGTGCCTTTTGGTAAAGATGCTCCTTATGATAAGTTCTTGGATAAGTCGCTTAGGAAAAAGCTTGGTGGGGCATACAATCTTCATAATTATTTTATAGCAAAGGGATTACTTGAACTGAAAGAAAATGGTTTAGGAGTATTTATTACGTCGTCTGCAACTATGGATGGTGCTGACAGCCGGTTCCGTGAATTTGTTGCCGGTAATGGTTTTGATATGGTTGGAGCTATACGCTTGCCCAATGATGCTTTCCAAAAAAATGCAGGTACGAGTGTTACGGCTGATATTCTAGTATTCCGTAAGAGAAAAGCAGGTGAGGTGGCTAATGGCGTGAATTATATTTCCACTACTCCTGTGGGAGAGGGTACCTATGAAGAAAAAGGCGAGAAGCGGACGAAACCCATAATGATTAATGAATATTTTGCTGCCCGTCCTGAAATGATGCTGGGAGAAATGATGACGGCATTTGATGCTGGTAGTGGTGGCTTATATAGTGGAGCTTCGCAGACATTAAAGGCTCGGTCTGGTCTGGACTTATCTCAAGCGATTAGTGAAGCTATCGGAAAGTTACCGGAAAATATTTTGGGAAAGGTAGAGAATAGTGCTGTGGTTAAGGATAAAGAACAAACCACCCAGAAAGATGGAACATTGACCGTTAAAGATGGAAAGATATATGTTGCCATGAGTGGGGTTTTAGAACTTGTTCCCGTAAAAGAAACGTTTACCTACAACGGTAAATTGCAGAAAACGGTAGATGCTGTACAGAGTTACAATGATCTTAAATCCACACTAAAGAAACTTATTGCTGCGGAACAGAGCTTAGATATAGACCCTGAACCTATAAGGAAAGAGCTAAATAAGCAGTATGATGCTTTTGCAAAAAAATACGGTACACTCAATCGTAACAAAGCATTAGATAATGTTCTCGTAGAAGACTTTGAACGTTACCTTCCTCTATCATTAGAAGACGTTACCAAAGTGCCATCTGCCACAGGTAAATCATCGGTTTACCAAATAACCAAAGGTAAAGGCATTTTGGATAAACGAGTTAGTTATCCTGTGAAAGAACCATCTAAAGTGGATAATTTGCAGGATGCTGTAAACATCAGTCGCTCCTATCGTGGCGCTATAGATATCCCATATATTTCTCAACTAATAGCGAAGAGTGAGGAGGAAGTTATTGATGATATGTTGCGTGATGGGGTGGCATATCGTGACCCTTTGACTGGTGACTTAATAGATAGGGGTACATATCTTTCCGGTAATGTTAAAGAAAAACTGGAAGAGGCAAGAACAGCAGCGGAACGTGACCCGGCCTTTGAAAAGAATGTGGAAGAACTTATCAATGTCCAACCTGAAATGATACGTTTTGGTGATATAAGTTATCGTCTTGGTACCCCCTGGATACCTACTGAGTTCATTGATAAGTTTGCGGAGGATGTCTTAGGGCTTTCGGATACTGGATTGAATTTTGTTTCAGTATTAAATGAATATGTCACAGGCAAATCTATTAGTGTAGCAGATTATGCAAAAGCCGGCATATATAAAACTGACCGGCTTGGAACGATTAATTTATTCGAGGCTGCATTAAATCAACGGAAACCGAAAGTTTATGATGAGATTAAAAACGGGGAACAAAAGATACGTGTCGTCAATGAGGTGGAGACACAAGCCGCTGCTGAGAAGGTAATGGAAATCTCTGATAAATTCATTGAATACATCGACGGGCAGAAAGCGTTTCATAAAGAGTTAGAACGGATTTACAATGACAAGTATAATAACTTCCGCCTGAAGGAATATGACCTGCCAGCTTTTGAACATTATCCAAATTCTAATTCCCAAATAACATTGCGTATCCATCAAATGAGAGCTGTACAGCGTAGTTTAGGGGAAAGCACTTTGTATGCTCATCAAGTAGGTACAGGCAAAACATTCACGATGATTACCACCGCGATGGAAATGCGGCGTTTGGGAATCGCCAGAAAACCTATGATTGTTGTTCAAAATGCCACATTGGAAGATTTTGTAAAAGACTTCTATAAACTATATCCAGGTGCTAATGTCTTGGCTCCTGGGAAAGACGAACGAAGTGCAGATAATCGTAAACGTTTATTTAATCTGATTGCAACGGGGGATTTTGATGCGATTATCATACCTCAATCATTTATGCAATTTATACCGGATGATGAGGGGCGAAAGAAGAAACTCATTCAACAAAAAATTGAGGAGTATGAGAGAGTTATTGGGGCTACTGAGAATGACTCTTTGAGGCGTAGATTAGAAAAGGAAGTAGCTGACCTTCAAAATCAATTTGAAGGAGTTGAGAAACCTAAAAAACGATCAGTAAAAGATAGGGCCAAGGCTGAGAATCGTATCAAAACTAAAATGGAACGCCAGCTTGATCGGAGAACTGACGATGTATTGACTTTTGAGCAAATGGGCATAGATGCATTGTTTATTGATGAGGCTCATAACTATAAGAAGATTGGGTTTGTTAGTAAGATGAGCAATGTTAAAGGTATTGATACTACTGCATCCCAACGTGCAAACAGCTTGCTACTAAAGGCCAAATGGGTACAGGAGAAGAATAACGGCCGTAATGTAATACTTGCTACCGGTACTCCTATAACGAATACGATGGCAGAAGTCTGGACTATGATGAATTTTGTTGCCCCTGATATTCTTGAAGCTTATAACATTCAGACTTTTGATGAATTTGCAACAACATTCGGTACGGTGGAACCTTCTCTTGAATTTACGGCTACCGGGAACTTCAAAATTGCGGACCGCTTTAAGAGTTATGTCAATGTACCGGAGTTGGTGAAAGCTTTCCGTAGTCATGCCGATGTTGTTTTGACGGAAGATGTAGAAGAGTTTCAGGAAAGTAGTAGTATTCCAAAACTCCGGGATGGAGCGATGACCAATATTGTCATTGATAAAAACGAAGATCTGGAAGACGTAATGCAGATTCTCATAAGTGAGTTGGAAAGATTCAGCAAAATGAGCGGTAAAGAGAAAAGAAGAATGAGCGCACTTCCTCTTGTTGTTTTTACTAAAGCAAAACAAGCTGCGATTGATCTCCGATTACTTAATCCTTCATTTGCAGATAATCCCAATAGCAAGACTAATCAGGTTGTATCAAATGTCGTAAAACTCTATAATGAAAGTAACGCGGATAAAGGGGCACAACTTATTTTCTGTGATAGTTATCAGTCTCCCGGGGAACAGCCCAAAATGGATTTGTTTGACTATGATCCGAATACTCCTCGTTTCAATCTTTATGAGGACATAAAACAAAAACTGATAGCCCAGGGAATACCTGCCAAAGAAATTGCTATCATTAATAACTATGATGGTGAACGTCGGAAAGGTTTGTTTGAGAAAGTACGCTCTGGTGATGTTCGTATATTACTTGGCAGTACTGAGAAAATGGGAGTAGGCGTTAATGTTCAGGATCACTTATATGGTTTGCATCATATTGATGCTCCGGTACGTCCTATGGACTTTGAACAAAGGAATGGTAGAATCCTTCGGCAAGGCAATAATTATGCTCTGTGGGGCAAACCTGTAAATGTAGTGACCTATGGTGTTCAGGGAACTTTGGATGCTACAGCTTATGACCGCCTGAGAATAAAACAGAACTTCATTAATCAAATGATGAAAGGTAATGTTTCTGGCCGTATTATGGAAGAACAGGATGATGAGGACCCCAGCGGAATGACATTTAACCAGATGGCAGCTACATTGTCCGGTGATAAGACGGCTCAACTCCTATTTGTTGCTGAGAATTTATTAAAGAAACTACGTAATTTAAAACGAAGTGATGCAAACAGTAAGAGTGGTATGGCTGAGAGTATTGAGTATGCCAGAAATCGAATTATCCATGATAAAGGTCAGAAGAAAGTATATGAACGTGCCTATAAAACTATAAGTGAGTATTTCCCTGACGGCGTTGAGAGTGTTACAGTTGACGGTAAAACTTATACGGAGAAATTTGGACCTGCATTAGAGCCGGTTATTGCCTCTTATGAAGATGCATATAGCCTTAATCGTGGGACAGCGCCTCTAAAAATAATGTTGAATAATAGCAAGGCGGAAGTCATTGTTCATTTCAATGAGGGTAGGATGGTGTATGAACTGTATGCTGGCAATGAACATATTGTTGAAGGACGCCAATTCAATGGTGGTAAAGGTTTGATGTCAAGTATTGAGCACCAATTGAAGGCCGTGGAGAAAAACTTGTCTGATATTGATGAGAAGATAGCTTCCTATGAAAAGAGGGTCCAGGGACTAACGGAAGCAATGAATACTCCGTGGGGACGCGAAGATGAATTAAAAGCAGCTGAAAAGGAAGTTGAGGGCTTGAAAAAACAATTGGAAGAAAAAGCTAAAGCATCGGATGAAAATAAAAAATATCGTATTGCTGAAGATGAAAGTACAAGGAATAGTAAGCGCCTGTCTTCCGTTATAGTGGAACAGGCGAAGATGTTGAATACTCCTGTACGGATTATAAACAGCATTGATGAATTGCCGAATGATGATGATGCTCGCATCCAAATAGAAAATGGAAGTAATGTGAAAGGATGGTTTGATTCAAAAACAAAAGAAGTTGTCGTTTACCTGCCTAATGCCGTATCTGTTGAAGATGCGCAGGCTACTGTATTGCATGAAACTGTTGGACATCGTGGGCTGAATGAAGTATTCGGGGAACAGTATGATGATTTCATTGATAAGGTTTTTGAAAATGCTATTCCAGCAACAAGAAAGAAAATCATTGACCTTGGAATTAAACGCGGGTACGATTTTCATTTGGCCACAGAGGAATATCTTGCTGAATTGGCCGAAAAAGGTTTTGAACGTGAAAATGGTTTCTTACAGACAATTAAGTCTTTGCTCACAGATATGCTCCGTCGAGCTAAAATCAAACTTGGTTTCAGATTGAATGATGGAGATTTACGATATATGCTTTGGAGAACCTATCAATTGAAGACAGAAGGACACTCGACAGATGCTTTCGCTAAGGATATGTCCATGCGATATAAATTGAAAGTTGGTAATTACCGAGAGACACCGGTTCGGAAAAAATACAGGAGTGATAATGCAACAGCTGAAAAAGATGTAGCTAAACATTTGTATGAGGCCCGTACTTTAGATAGGATGTATAAGTATCAAGAAGCGTATCAAGATAGCATGTTGGGGTTGAAAACTCTGCAAGAAGCACTTGAAAAGGAAACAGATAAACCTATTGCAGATTATGAAAATGCTTATATGGCCGAAAATCAATTAAGCAGTAGGAATTCATTTGAACAGGAATTTTATAAAATGAATTTCTTTGATCCGATAATGTCAGAAGTGAACAAACTAATAAAGACTGGGGTAGAGTATGACGATATATTGGATTATTTGAAAGCTAAACATGGTCTTGAAAGAAATGAAGAATTTGCCAAACGTGCTGCGGAGAAAGCAAAGGAGCCATTTCTTGAAAAGCTTAATGATTTGGAAAAACTTTTGGCCAATGGTGGTATTGATGGGTTAACTTTTGATGAGGAGCGAGATAATTTAAAGTCCGAGATGGAAGAAGCTGCAGAGGATGCATATTTTGAGGCTCGTGGAAAAGACTTCTCCGGCTTGTCTTCTCTTACTAGTGAGAAAGAGAATTTTACTACTGAGGCTGAGAAGTTAGTATCTACTTTTGAAGAAGCTAATGAGACTACTGTTCTTTGGGAAAAGATTAATGCTGCAACAAAAGAAAGTCTCAAAAAGACCTATGAGTGCGGCTTAATGACAAAAGATGTTTATCAGAAAGTTAGTACTATGTTCAAGTATTATATTCCACTACGAGGCTGGAAAGAGGATACTGCAGCAGATGTTTATGATTATATCATGGAAGAACGTCCAATATTCAATGTACCTGTGAAGAAAATGGAAGGTCGGGTGTCTGAGGCTGACGATCCGCTGGCAACAATAGCTAATATGGCCGAAAGTGCCATCATGCAGGGGAATAGGAATCTTATGAAACAACGATTCCTGGCAATGGTTATTAATCATCCAACAAGCCTTGCTACAGTGAAGCAAATGTGGTATACCTATGATGGGGTGCGAGATGAATGGCAGCAAGCTCTACCTGAGATACCGGAAGACGCAACAGGGGAGGAAGTGGCTGCTTTAGTCGAAGAATTTGAAAGAAGAATGGTAGAGCTTGCAAGAGAAGGACTGGCTCGCAAAGGACGGTTAGAGGTACCATATAGGGCATTGCCCAGAGAACAAAGGCAGCACATGGTCATAGTAAAGAAGGATGGCCTTGAATACACTGTTTATATCAATGGTAATCCAAGGGCGGCACAGGCTATGAATGGTTTGACAAATCCAGATAGTGGTTCCCATAAACTTGTAAACTTGGTTAAGCGCATCAATCGGCAAATGGCTGCAAACTTTACGACCAGAAATCCGGCTTTTGTAATTAGCAATTTGGCAAGAGATGTGATATTTTCCACTTCCGCAATAACTATTAAGGAAGATCATAAGTATTCAAGTCGTTTTAGAAGGAATCTAATTAAAAATGGACTGGGGTTAAGACTTGGAGAATTGTTATATAAGTCTGAGAAGAACTCTCTCGACCTGAATAATGAATTGGAACGTTATTTTTCGGAGTTTCTTAAAAATGGTGGAGAAACAGGCTACACGGCGTTACATAGTGTAGAAGAACATCGAAAGATGATAGAGCGTTCAATTATGGATGCTAAAGGCCTTGTCGATTTGGGACGGATATTTGGAGTTAAACCAGGTAAAGTTACCGTACCTACAACAATGGGGATTGTACCTGCTTTCCAGTTTATGGCAAAATGGACTGAGTTTGGTAATAGATGTGCTGAAGATGTAAGTCGTTTCACTACTTATATGACGAGCCGTCAAATGGGACGGAGCATTTCAAGAAGTATTAGTGATGCAAAAGAAGTTACGGTGAATTTCAATAAAAAAGGAGCTGGTGGCCTGGGCGCTACTACATTTAAGTCTCTTTTCTTATTTTTCAATGCTGCTGTACAAAGTTTAGCTAATTTTGCGAATTTAGCAAAGGCTAATCCAAAGCGTTTTTCTGCTGCAATTGGTGGCTTTACTGCAGCTGGGATATTATTGCCTATCATGAATAACTTACTCATTGGTATGTTTGGTGGTGATGATGATAAAGATGCCTATGAAAACCTGCCGGAATGGGTAAGGAAGAATAATTTCTGTTTCTGGTTAGGTGGTGATAAGTTCCTTACTATTCCAATACCAATCGAATTGCGTGCTTTTTATGGAGCTGGCGAACTGTTCCGTTCTTATATGGAAGGTAAAGGGGATAATCGCAATATTGGAATGGAGTTGATGGGACAGTTTACCGAATTACTGCCTATTAACCCATTTGGTGGTGGAGAGTGGAATATTCCCAAAGGTACACCAACGAAAAATATAGTTGGTACTGTTGTTGGCAATCTAATGCCTGATGCTGGTAAACCGGTTTATCAGGTAGCACAGAATAGAAATTTCTTTGGTAAACCCATTTACAAAGATAATTTCAATGAACTTATGCCGGAATGGACTAAAGCTTATGCCGGCACATCTAAGGCTCTTGTTTCCTCTGCCAAATTACTGAATGAAGTAACGGGTGGTGATAAATACGATAGAGGGCTATTAAATATGAACCCGGCAATTTTTGAACATTTCTTTGAAAGCTATTTTGGAGGATTGGGGAAAACCATAAATCAGGTCGGAAAGACGGTTTCAATGATTTGGGACGAAGATGAAAGAATGTGGCGGAGTGTTCCTGTATTAAATCGGTTCTTGAGTGGTGGTGATGAAAGGAATGTTTTCAGTCGCGTAAATGAGGCATACTTTAATTACTTAGGCGATTATAAGGTCGTTGAGAATAGACTTCGCGGCTATAAAAAAGAAATAAAGACTGGGAATGAACAGTATAGAGCGAAGTTGAAAGAATTGGAGAACTCATCTGAATATGAACGTTACTCGGTATTAAAGAAATATCAGAAACGAGTAAAATCATATCAGGATTTGATAAAAGAGGAAACGGATAGGGAGACTCGAAAAGCGTATGAGACTGCCCTGAACCTTCTTAAAGCAGAAATAGTAGAAGAACTTCGGAGCATTAAGTAG